In Nitrobacteraceae bacterium AZCC 1564, the following proteins share a genomic window:
- a CDS encoding alkyl hydroperoxide reductase subunit AhpC (product_source=COG0450; cath_funfam=3.40.30.10; cog=COG0450; ko=KO:K24158; pfam=PF00578,PF10417; superfamily=52833) — protein sequence MTLQIGAVAPDFEADTTEGRIRFHDWIGNSWALLFSHPKDFTPVCTTELGVLARMKPEYDKRGVKLIGLSVDPVANHEKWADDIKETQGYAPNYPMIGDTDLKVSKLYNMLPADTAGDATGRTANDNATVRNVFIIGPDKKIKLLLVYPMTTGRNFDEILRVIDSLQLTAKHRVSTPADWKQGEDVIIAGSVSDDEAKTIYPGGWKAPKPYIRIVPQPK from the coding sequence ATGACACTTCAGATCGGCGCGGTCGCCCCCGACTTCGAAGCAGACACCACCGAGGGACGCATCCGCTTTCATGACTGGATCGGCAATAGCTGGGCTCTGCTGTTCTCGCATCCGAAGGATTTCACACCCGTCTGCACCACCGAGCTTGGTGTGCTCGCGCGCATGAAGCCTGAATACGACAAGCGCGGCGTCAAGCTGATTGGATTGAGTGTCGACCCTGTGGCCAACCACGAGAAGTGGGCCGACGACATCAAGGAGACTCAGGGCTACGCCCCCAACTATCCGATGATCGGCGATACCGATCTCAAGGTTTCCAAGCTCTACAACATGCTGCCCGCCGACACTGCCGGCGATGCGACTGGCCGGACGGCCAACGACAATGCCACCGTGCGGAACGTCTTCATCATTGGCCCCGACAAGAAGATCAAGCTGCTCCTGGTCTATCCGATGACCACCGGACGCAACTTCGATGAAATCCTGCGCGTCATCGACTCGCTGCAGCTTACAGCCAAGCACCGCGTGTCGACGCCCGCCGACTGGAAGCAAGGCGAAGACGTGATCATCGCGGGCTCAGTCTCCGATGACGAAGCCAAGACGATCTATCCGGGTGGCTGGAAGGCCCCCAAGCCTTACATCCGGATCGTTCCGCAGCCGAAGTAA
- a CDS encoding drug/metabolite transporter (DMT)-like permease (product_source=COG0697; cog=COG0697; pfam=PF00892; superfamily=103481; transmembrane_helix_parts=Inside_1_19,TMhelix_20_39,Outside_40_53,TMhelix_54_71,Inside_72_82,TMhelix_83_105,Outside_106_164,TMhelix_165_184,Inside_185_195,TMhelix_196_218,Outside_219_227,TMhelix_228_250,Inside_251_254,TMhelix_255_277,Outside_278_280,TMhelix_281_300,Inside_301_309), giving the protein MIGQSVAQMNTLSNSSSSESIAARAAPAIFVLLWSTGFIGTKYVLGGAEPLTYLTTRMIFVVLLMAIIAVITRPKWPDRAGVIHSAVAGLLVHGFYLGGTSVAIFHSVPAGLSALIPGLQPILTSTLANRWLGERVTPLQWTGLLLGLAGTLLVLHNRSTSGAEGWGWLASGVSLLSITLGTLYQKRFCSGIDWRAGNLIQFTSAGVLFAVGAWLFETRVIEWSQQYILALMWLVVVLSVGSIGLLYWLIRRSAATSVASLFYLVPGVTALMAYLLFDERLDAIAIAGMVICATAVLLVNKSKAPGRTS; this is encoded by the coding sequence ATGATCGGGCAATCAGTCGCGCAAATGAACACGCTTTCCAACTCTTCGTCATCAGAATCCATTGCTGCACGTGCGGCGCCGGCGATCTTCGTGCTGCTGTGGAGCACCGGCTTCATCGGCACGAAATACGTGTTGGGCGGCGCCGAGCCGCTGACCTATCTCACCACGCGGATGATCTTCGTCGTCTTGCTGATGGCGATCATCGCGGTCATCACTCGGCCGAAATGGCCGGACCGGGCAGGGGTGATCCACAGCGCCGTCGCAGGACTGCTGGTGCATGGCTTTTATCTCGGCGGCACGTCGGTCGCGATTTTTCATTCGGTGCCTGCAGGACTCTCTGCGCTCATTCCGGGGCTGCAGCCGATCCTCACATCCACACTAGCCAACCGCTGGCTCGGCGAACGCGTCACGCCGCTACAATGGACGGGGCTGCTGCTCGGCCTCGCGGGGACGCTTCTCGTTCTGCACAATCGCTCGACGTCCGGTGCTGAAGGCTGGGGATGGCTTGCATCCGGTGTGTCGCTGCTCAGCATCACTTTGGGTACGCTTTATCAGAAGCGGTTTTGCAGCGGGATCGACTGGCGCGCAGGCAATCTGATTCAGTTCACCTCAGCAGGCGTGCTGTTCGCAGTCGGCGCATGGCTGTTCGAGACGCGGGTGATCGAATGGAGCCAGCAGTACATCCTCGCCCTGATGTGGCTCGTGGTGGTGTTGTCGGTGGGATCGATCGGATTGCTGTACTGGCTCATCCGCCGCTCGGCGGCCACCAGCGTGGCGAGCCTGTTCTATCTGGTCCCGGGCGTGACCGCGCTGATGGCGTATCTGCTGTTCGACGAACGGTTGGATGCCATTGCGATTGCCGGAATGGTGATCTGCGCGACTGCCGTTCTGCTAGTGAACAAGAGCAAGGCTCCGGGGCGAACGAGCTAA